One genomic segment of Ricinus communis isolate WT05 ecotype wild-type chromosome 5, ASM1957865v1, whole genome shotgun sequence includes these proteins:
- the LOC8258020 gene encoding alpha-1,4 glucan phosphorylase L isozyme, chloroplastic/amyloplastic isoform X2 — protein MASSSGTGSHLCRSWQCSGVSRFVHFGAKSSSKWRSNLLLIRTFRSRPVSTSFSVKNVSTEPKTKIVDSLSHEAPSNRSLFNLDSSSIASSIKYHAEFTPSFSPEQFELPKAFFATAQSVRDSLIINWNSTYEYYEKLNVKQAYYMSMEFLQGRALLNAVGNLELTGAYAEALTKLGHNLENVARQEPDAALGNGGLGRLASCFLDSLATLNYPAWGYGLRYKYGLFKQRITKDGQEEVAEDWLEMGNPWEIVRNDVAYPVKFYGKVVSGSDGRKHWIGGEDIKAVAYDVPIPGYKTKSTINLRLWSTKAPAEDLDLSAFNSGDHTKAYETLANAEKICHILYPGDDSVEGKILRLKQQYTLCSASLQDIIVRFERRSGSHVKWEEFPEKVAVQMNDTHPTLCIPELMRILMDLKGLSWKEAWNITQRTVAYTNHTVLPEALEKWSLDLMQKLLPRHVEIIEMIDEELIRTIVSEYGREDLDLLNKKLKEMRILENVDLPDAFADLIIKTKESSAASTTKEPEDADDEIKLVNEKDELESKEESENKDETERKDELENKNTQKKEKAVVEPPPKMVRMANLCVVGGHAVNGVAEIHSEIVKDEVFNVFYQLWPKKFQNKTNGVTPRRWIRFCNPDLSKIITDWTGSEDWVLNTEKLAELRKFSDNEDLQTQWRAAKRSNKMKVVQLIKEKTGYSVSTDAMFDIQVKRIHEYKRQLLNILGIVYRYKKMKEMSAAERKKEYVPRVCIFGGKAFATYLQAKRIVKFITDVGATVNHDPEIGDLLKVVFVPNYNVSVAELLIPASELSQHISTAGMEASGTSNMKFSMNGCVLIGTLDGANVEIRKEVGEDNFFLFGAKAHEIAGLRKERAEGKFVPDPRFEEVKEFVRSGVFGTYDYDELLGSLEGNEGFGRGDYFLVGKDFPSYLECQEKVDKAYRDQKRWTKMSIMNTAGSYYFSSDRTIHEYARDIWNIEPVILP, from the exons atggCGAGTAGCAGTGGCACTGGTTCGCATTTGTGTCGAAGTTGGCAATGTAGCGGTGTTTCGAGATTTGTTCATTTTGGTGCTAAAAGCAGCAGCAAATGGAGATCGAATCTGTTGTTGATTCGAACCTTTAGGTCACGCCCTGTTTCGACGTCGTTTTCTGTTAAGAATGTGTCCACTGAGCCCAAGACCAAAATCGTAGACTCACTCTCCCATGAAG CGCCAAGTAACCGGAGTCTTTTTAATCTGGATTCCTCATCTATTGCCTCAAGTATCAAATACCATGCAGAATTCACACCATCATTTTCTCCAGAGCAATTTGAGCTTCCAAAGGCTTTCTTTGCAACTGCACAGAGTGTCCGTGattctcttattataaattGGAATTCGACATATGAGTACTATGAAAAGTTGAATGTGAAACAGGCTTATTATATGTCAATGGAATTTCTACAG GGTAGAGCATTGCTGAATGCAGTTGGTAATTTGGAGCTGACTGGCGCTTATGCAGAGGCTTTGACCAAGCTTGGGCACAATTTGGAAAATGTAGCTCGGCAG GAGCCTGATGCTGCACTTGGAAATGGAGGTCTTGGGCGACTTGCATCCTGCTTCTTGGACTCTCTGGCTACACTGAACTACCCTGCATGGGGTTATGGATTAAGATACAAGTATGGCTTATTTAAACAGCGCATCACAAAAGATGGTCAAGAGGAGGTTGCTGAAGATTGGCTTGAG ATGGGCAATCCATGGGAAATAGTGAGAAACGATGTGGCATATCCTGTAAAGTTTTATGGCAAGGTAGTTTCTGGATCGGATGGAAGAAAGCACTGGATTGGAGGAGAAGATATAAAGGCTGTGGCATACGATGTCCCGATACCAGGGTACAAAACTAAATCCACTATTAACCTGCGACTTTGGTCAACTAAAGCTCCAGCAGAAGATTTGGACCTGTCTGCTTTTAATTCTGGGGATCACACTAAAGCATATGAGACCCTAGCAAATGCTGAGAAG ATTTGCCATATCCTCTATCCTGGGGATGACTCGGTGGAGGGCAAGATTCTTCGGTTGAAGCAACAATACACCTTATGTTCAGCTTCTCTCCAAGATATTATTGTGCGGTTTGAGAGAAGATCTGGGTCACATGTAAAATGGGAAGAATTTCCTGAGAAAGTTGCAGTTCAGATGAATGACACTCACCCCACACTCTGCATCCCAGAGCTCATGAGAATTTTGATGGACTTGAAAGGTTTAAGCTGGAAGGAGGCCTGGAATATCACTCAGAG AACTGTGGCATACACAAATCATACTGTCCTACCAGAAGCGTTGGAGAAATGGAGTTTGGATCTTATGCAGAAACTGCTACCACGACATGTTGAGATCATAGAAATGATTGATGAAGAG CTTATACGCACCATTGTTTCCGAGTATGGTAGAGAAGATCTTGATCTACTGAACAAAAAGCTTAAGGAGATGAGGATTTTGGAAAATGTAGATCTGCCTGATGCTTTTgcagatttaattattaaaaccaAGGAAAGTTCTGCTGCTTCTACTACTAAAGAACCTGAAGACGCTGATGATGAAATCAAGCTGGTTAATGAAAAAGATGAACTTGAAAGCAAAGAGGAGTCAGAAAACAAAGAtgaaacagaaagaaaagatgaacttgaaaacaaaaacactcaaaagaaggaaaaggcaGTGGTGGAACCACCACCAAAGATGGTTCGTATGGCTAATCTCTGTGTTGTAGGTGGTCATGCAGTTAATGGAGTTGCTGAGATACATAGTGAAATAGTGAAGGATGAAGtgtttaatgtattttatCAG CTGTGGCCTAAGAagtttcaaaataaaacaaatggGGTTACACCAAGAAGATGGATTCGTTTCTGCAATCCAGATTTGAGTAAAATTATTACTGACTGGACTGGCTCTGAAGACTGGGTTTTAAATACTGAAAAGCTGGCTGAACTGAGAAAG TTTTCTGATAATGAGGATCTCCAAACCCAGTGGAGGGCAGCAAAAAGAAGCAATAAGATGAAGGTTGTACAactaatcaaagaaaaaacaggGTATTCTGTCAGCACCGATGCAATGTTTGATATCCAG GTGAAGCGTATTCATGAATACAAGCGACAACTGCTGAATATTCTAGGAATTGTATACCGCTACAAGAAGATGAAAGAAATGAGTGCTgcagaaaggaaaaaagagtaTGTTCCAAGAGTTTGTATATTTGGGGGAAAGGCATTTGCTACATATTTACAAGCCAAGAGAATTGTGAAATTTATCACAGATGTTGGGGCCACAGTTAATCATGACCCTGAAATTGGTGATTTACTTAAG GTTGTCTTTGTCCCCAATTACAATGTTAGCGTTGCTGAATTGCTTATTCCTGCAAGTGAGCTCTCACAGCATATCAG TACCGCTGGGATGGAAGCCAGTGGAACCAGCAACATGAAGTTTTCAATGAATGGTTGTGTCCTAATTGGGACCTTAGATGGAGCCAATGTAGAAATACGGAAAGAAGTTGGAGAAGACAATTTTTTCCTGTTTGGGGCTAAAGCTCATGAGATTGCAGGGCTGAGGAAAGAAAGAGCCGAGGGGAAG TTTGTTCCGGACCCACGTTTTGAAGAAGTGAAGGAATTTGTCAGAAGTGGTGTTTTTGGAACTTATGACTATGATGAACTGTTGGGGTCTTTGGAAGGAAATGAAGGTTTTGGCCGTGGTGATTATTTCCTTGTTGGCAAGGACTTCCCCAGCTATTTAGAATGCCAAGAGAAAGTAGATAAAGCATATAGGGATCAGAAG AGATGGACCAAGATGTCAATCATGAATACGGCAGGTTCATACTACTTCAGCAGTGACAGAACGATTCATGAATATGCGAGGGATATTTGGAATATTGAACCTGTCATACTGCCATAG
- the LOC8285042 gene encoding zinc finger protein 600 encodes MEEDRKKKRHVCKLCNKSFLSGRILGGHMRTHRSRNSVEEDVILENSNMGDEGCYGLRENPKKSWKSSFLNDNDDSLLSVQESVECRVCGKQFESARSLHGHMRHHSVEERNGVRCKECGKGFKTVRSLTGHMRLHSLKNRVSNESRTSPGPNLVVIALPNAKTVNLVRRKRSNRTRCKVTSPNSSFSSLNESVSGFEIEHEVEEVALCLMMLSRGVYESGEFKSVGESMNTDSLSFEAKPLDESKQMGSSDGEIDVFDGDELVKKKKQRVEKFDSCASDSKNKTSEGSDCDRDMACTEEEKIQLESSTVNSYQPADSKRPEVGDECDWQLCDTEVEKVIHVEMDSSATESHSSQETREKVGLDLASLEHVIYTPSKKAVFDAEMGKDSCTEIICSTANFDDSKKKNQFQCRICSKMFLTHQALGGHQTLHRTSKSSAALKIDNCQEGIQTNSFPEKSDARSEAGKLDSIKNSVEQEEDGMTTTGYQLKKSKEHKCPICSKLFVSGQALGGHKRAHPAKAKEEQNMAMQQEVPGICEALDINLPAMIDTESNDEAGFKSCWTGTIYKHEPLLDVIAS; translated from the coding sequence ATGGAGGAAGATCGAAAAAAGAAACGCCATGTCTGCAAGCTATGCAACAAGAGTTTCTTGAGTGGAAGAATCTTGGGTGGTCACATGAGGACTCACAGGTCTAGAAATTCAGTCGAAGAAGATGTTATTCTTGAAAACAGCAATATGGGTGATGAAGGTTGTTATGGCCTAAGAGAAAACCCGAAGAAATCTTGGAAATCTTCATTCTTGAATGATAATGATGATAGTTTGTTATCAGTTCAAGAAAGCGTGGAGTGCAGAGTTTGTGGCAAACAATTTGAGTCAGCAAGATCTCTTCATGGTCACATGAGGCATCACTCAGTTGAAGAAAGGAATGGAGTTCGTTGCAAAGAATGTGGGAAAGGGTTCAAGACAGTAAGATCTCTCACTGGTCACATGAGGTTGCATTCTCTAAAGAATAGGGTCTCTAATGAATCAAGAACTAGTCCAGGGCCTAACTTGGTTGTAATAGCTTTACCAAATGCTAAGACTGTGAATCTTGTGAGAAGAAAGAGATCTAATAGAACAAGGTGCAAGGTTACTTCTCctaattcttctttctcaagCTTGAATGAATCTGTATCTGGTTTTGAAATTGAGCATGAAGTTGAAGAGGTGGCTCTGTGTTTGATGATGTTGTCTAGGGGTGTATATGAGTCGGGTGAGTTCAAATCGGTTGGTGAGTCCATGAATACTGATTCTTTGTCATTTGAGGCTAAACCTTTAGACGAGAGTAAGCAAATGGGGAGTAGTGACGGCGAAATTGATGTTTTTGATGGTGATGAGCTtgtcaagaagaagaaacaaagagTCGAGAAGTTTGATTCTTGTGCTTCAGATTCTAAGAATAAGACCTCTGAAGGTAGCGACTGTGATCGTGATATGGCGTGCACTGAGGAAGAGAAGATCCAATTGGAATCTTCCACTGTGAATTCTTACCAGCCCGCCGATTCCAAGAGGCCAGAAGTAGGGGATGAATGTGACTGGCAATTATGTGATACTGAGGTAGAGAAGGTAATTCATGTTGAAATGGATAGCAGCGCCACTGAATCACACTCGAGCCAAGAAACTAGGGAAAAAGTTGGATTAGATCTTGCTAGTCTAGAACACGTGATTTATACTCCAAGCAAGAAAGCTGTTTTTGATGCTGAGATGGGGAAGGATTCTTGcactgaaataatatgttcTACTGCAAATTTTGATGATTCTAAAAAGAAGAACCAATTCCAATGCAGGATCTGCAGCAAGATGTTTCTCACTCATCAGGCACTTGGTGGTCACCAAACCTTACATAGAACATCAAAAAGCTCAGCTGCTTTGAAGATTGATAACTGCCAGGAGGGTATCCAGACTAATAGTTTTCCTGAAAAGAGTGATGCCAGAAGCGAGGCTGGCAAGCTTGATAGCATCAAGAATTCAGTGGAGCAGGAAGAGGATGGAATGACTACTACAGGATATCAGTTGAAGAAAAGCAAGGAGCATAAATGTCCTATCTGCTCCAAGTTATTTGTGTCAGGCCAAGCTTTAGGGGGTCACAAGAGGGCTCATCCTGCTAAAGCCAAAGAAGAGCAGAATATGGCAATGCAACAAGAAGTTCCTGGCATATGTGAAGCACTTGATATTAATCTCCCTGCGATGATTGATACAGAGTCCAATGATGAAGCTGGGTTCAAGTCATGTTGGACCGGAACCATCTACAAGCACGAGCCATTATTGGATGTTATTGCTAGTTAA
- the LOC8285043 gene encoding uncharacterized protein LOC8285043, with amino-acid sequence MIHKRPFVDDDSYVVARKHSKHLEHIDQLTPILPLDDAYSKPMIPDGEDSFNKCQDFGRSGSDPVISVSNEGNNLENGASGSFPHFLWINNGILEADNLSLFPEYFDHGHQLRALFQPDEAFSCLDYPFRKPVSIGPEHQVFVPDWEGVSNTSSNQLDKSNPKVALAQSSSSSIIVDDGYEERLMGTCIIPLPEQEVPASHSSESTITNCSCLEQGSIDCVKKHIMEARLKLRENLGKDIFEGLGFYDMGECVAKNWTEEEEQIFHDIVLANPASLGRNFWDHLSVALPSRTKRELVSYYFNVFMLRKRFEQNRFDPVNIDSDNDEWQTSDAGVAEEDEDSAVESLNGREATAYYEDHVDDCNEHVEDEDEIGASKESADDDTQRVATDEEYEGDLDDVSAAHVGVSTVGCVRDKGFKLFKGISCSNGNDCDIEDDSCTSYEYQRETIDCGGALDIETDGRHSSQE; translated from the exons atgatcCACAAACGGCCTTTtgttgatgatgattcttATGTGGTCGCTCGTAAGCACTCTAAACATCTAGAACACATTGATCAGCTTACTCCAATTCTCCCACTTGATGATGCTTACTCAAAACCTATGATTCCAG ACGGTGAGGACAGTTTTAATAAGTGTCAAGATTTTGGGAGGTCTGGAAGTGATCCAGTCATATCAGTTTCAAATGAGGGCAACAACCTTGAAAATGGTGCCTCTGGCTCTTTCCCTCATTTCTTATGGATCAACAATGGTATTCTCGAGGCAGATAATCTCTCACTGTTCCCAGAATATTTCGATCATGGACACCAATTAAGGGCTTTATTTCAACCTGATGAGGCATTTTCATGTCTTGACTATCCTTTTCGGAAGCCAGTTTCTATTGGGCCTGAGCATCAAGTTTTTGTACCAGATTGGGAGGGGGTTTCAAATACCTCTTCTAATCAGTTAGATAAGTCTAATCCTAAGGTTGCCCTTGCACAATCATCCAGCTCTAGCATTATAGTTGATGATGGTTATGAGGAGAGGCTGATGGGCACTTGTATTATTCCTTTGCCGGAACAGGAAGTACCTGCAAGCCATAGTTCTGAAAGCACCATAACTAACTGTAGCTGCCTTGAGCAGGGGTCTATTGATTGTGTGAAAAAACATATCATGGAAGCTAGGCTGAAACTTAGGGAGAACCTTGGGAAGGATATCTTTGAGGGGCTGGGTTTCTATGATATGGGGGAATGTGTTGCAAAGAACTGGACTGAAGAGGAAGAGCAAATTTTTCATGACATAGTTCTAGCAAACCCGGCATCACTGGGTAGAAACTTCTGGGACCATCTGTCAGTAGCATTGCCTTCACGAACAAAAAGAGAGCTCGtcagttattattttaatgttttcatGCTTCGGAAGCGTTTCGAGCAGAATAGGTTTGATCCAGTAAACATCGACAGTGATAATGACGAGTGGCAAACAAGTGATGCTGGAGTGGcagaggaagatgaagattCTGCAGTGGAATCTCTAAACGGACGAGAAGCCACTGCTTACTATGAAGATCATGTTGATGACTGCAATGAACATGTTGAGGATGAGGATGAAATCGGTGCTTCCAAAGAGAGTGCTGATGATGATACTCAGAGAGTTGCAACGGACGAGGAGTATGAGGGAGACTTAGATGATGTTTCAGCAGCGCATGTTGGTGTTTCCACTGTTGGTTGTGTCCGCGATAAAGGCTTCAAGCTTTTTAAAGGGATTTCCTGCAGCAATGGAAATGATTGTGATATTGAAGATGACTCATGCACATCATATGAGTATCAGCGAGAAACTATAGACTGTGGTGGTGCACTTGATATAGAAACAGATGGAAGACACTCCAGTCAAGAGTGA
- the LOC8285040 gene encoding zinc finger RNA-binding protein yields MNSIPNSNPPPATTTTTTADPYYSFYLQNPNPLFSLQLQHVYTDPSSTELRPPGVDSYPSVTSLPQQGHALSYTQVDASASGYCLDPNLQNWAAKEAVRQYGSDPAGYGAAVSVTIPQDGTEQMALAQSGTSAWTNFTFQIQGNGILNKRQKKIKVVQSAYCEVCKVDCNSKEVLDQHKLGKKHKKNVERLQQALVGPSASYGTHNPVIGPQQNPEKHNTGSVQRSKKKVAVPLEDLETKRRKIVEGGAAQEAVRVCAICNVVCNSDNVYNYHLAGRKHAAMLKKHGVKMVAAT; encoded by the exons ATGAATTCAATCCCTAATTCAAATCCACCACCagctactactactactactactgcTGACCCATACTACTCTTTCTATCTCCAAAACCCTAAtcctcttttctctctccaacTCCAACATGTCTACACTGACCCCTCCTCCACCGAGCTCCGACCTCCTGGGGTCGACTCCTACCCCTCCGTAACCTCCTTGCCACAGCAGGGCCACGCTTTGTCTTATACGCAGGTCGATGCTTCTGCTTCCGGCTATTGTTTGGATCCCAATTTGCAGAATTGGGCTGCGAAGGAGGCTGTTCGGCAATATGGATCCGACCCGGCTGGATATGGAGCCGCAGTT AGTGTCACGATTCCTCAAGATGGGACAGAACAGATGGCTCTTGCCCAATCAGGGACCAGTGCATGGACTAACTTCACATTTCAGATTCAGGGAAATGGCATTTTAAATAAGcgacaaaagaaaataaaggtcGTCCAATCTGCGTATTGTGAAGTTTGTAAGGTAGACTGTAACAGCAAGGAGGTACTTGACCAGCATAAATTGGGAAAGAAACACAAGAAGAACGTGGAGAGATTACAGCAAGCTCTTGTTGGACCCAGTGCTTCATATGGGACACATAATCCAGTAATTGGACCACAACAAAACCCTGAAAAGCACAACACTGGCAGCGTACAAAGGAGTAAGAAGAAAGTAGCTGTGCCACTAGAAGATCTGGAgacaaagagaagaaaaattgTTGAAGGTGGGGCAGCTCAAGAGGCAGTTAGAGTATGTGCAATTTGTAATGTGGTGTGCAATAGTGACAACGTGTATAATTATCATCTTGCTGGACGAAAGCATGCTGCAATGCTGAAGAAACATGGAGTGAAAATGGTTGCTGCCACCTAA
- the LOC8258020 gene encoding alpha-1,4 glucan phosphorylase L isozyme, chloroplastic/amyloplastic isoform X1, translated as MASSSGTGSHLCRSWQCSGVSRFVHFGAKSSSKWRSNLLLIRTFRSRPVSTSFSVKNVSTEPKTKIVDSLSHEAAPSNRSLFNLDSSSIASSIKYHAEFTPSFSPEQFELPKAFFATAQSVRDSLIINWNSTYEYYEKLNVKQAYYMSMEFLQGRALLNAVGNLELTGAYAEALTKLGHNLENVARQEPDAALGNGGLGRLASCFLDSLATLNYPAWGYGLRYKYGLFKQRITKDGQEEVAEDWLEMGNPWEIVRNDVAYPVKFYGKVVSGSDGRKHWIGGEDIKAVAYDVPIPGYKTKSTINLRLWSTKAPAEDLDLSAFNSGDHTKAYETLANAEKICHILYPGDDSVEGKILRLKQQYTLCSASLQDIIVRFERRSGSHVKWEEFPEKVAVQMNDTHPTLCIPELMRILMDLKGLSWKEAWNITQRTVAYTNHTVLPEALEKWSLDLMQKLLPRHVEIIEMIDEELIRTIVSEYGREDLDLLNKKLKEMRILENVDLPDAFADLIIKTKESSAASTTKEPEDADDEIKLVNEKDELESKEESENKDETERKDELENKNTQKKEKAVVEPPPKMVRMANLCVVGGHAVNGVAEIHSEIVKDEVFNVFYQLWPKKFQNKTNGVTPRRWIRFCNPDLSKIITDWTGSEDWVLNTEKLAELRKFSDNEDLQTQWRAAKRSNKMKVVQLIKEKTGYSVSTDAMFDIQVKRIHEYKRQLLNILGIVYRYKKMKEMSAAERKKEYVPRVCIFGGKAFATYLQAKRIVKFITDVGATVNHDPEIGDLLKVVFVPNYNVSVAELLIPASELSQHISTAGMEASGTSNMKFSMNGCVLIGTLDGANVEIRKEVGEDNFFLFGAKAHEIAGLRKERAEGKFVPDPRFEEVKEFVRSGVFGTYDYDELLGSLEGNEGFGRGDYFLVGKDFPSYLECQEKVDKAYRDQKRWTKMSIMNTAGSYYFSSDRTIHEYARDIWNIEPVILP; from the exons atggCGAGTAGCAGTGGCACTGGTTCGCATTTGTGTCGAAGTTGGCAATGTAGCGGTGTTTCGAGATTTGTTCATTTTGGTGCTAAAAGCAGCAGCAAATGGAGATCGAATCTGTTGTTGATTCGAACCTTTAGGTCACGCCCTGTTTCGACGTCGTTTTCTGTTAAGAATGTGTCCACTGAGCCCAAGACCAAAATCGTAGACTCACTCTCCCATGAAG CAGCGCCAAGTAACCGGAGTCTTTTTAATCTGGATTCCTCATCTATTGCCTCAAGTATCAAATACCATGCAGAATTCACACCATCATTTTCTCCAGAGCAATTTGAGCTTCCAAAGGCTTTCTTTGCAACTGCACAGAGTGTCCGTGattctcttattataaattGGAATTCGACATATGAGTACTATGAAAAGTTGAATGTGAAACAGGCTTATTATATGTCAATGGAATTTCTACAG GGTAGAGCATTGCTGAATGCAGTTGGTAATTTGGAGCTGACTGGCGCTTATGCAGAGGCTTTGACCAAGCTTGGGCACAATTTGGAAAATGTAGCTCGGCAG GAGCCTGATGCTGCACTTGGAAATGGAGGTCTTGGGCGACTTGCATCCTGCTTCTTGGACTCTCTGGCTACACTGAACTACCCTGCATGGGGTTATGGATTAAGATACAAGTATGGCTTATTTAAACAGCGCATCACAAAAGATGGTCAAGAGGAGGTTGCTGAAGATTGGCTTGAG ATGGGCAATCCATGGGAAATAGTGAGAAACGATGTGGCATATCCTGTAAAGTTTTATGGCAAGGTAGTTTCTGGATCGGATGGAAGAAAGCACTGGATTGGAGGAGAAGATATAAAGGCTGTGGCATACGATGTCCCGATACCAGGGTACAAAACTAAATCCACTATTAACCTGCGACTTTGGTCAACTAAAGCTCCAGCAGAAGATTTGGACCTGTCTGCTTTTAATTCTGGGGATCACACTAAAGCATATGAGACCCTAGCAAATGCTGAGAAG ATTTGCCATATCCTCTATCCTGGGGATGACTCGGTGGAGGGCAAGATTCTTCGGTTGAAGCAACAATACACCTTATGTTCAGCTTCTCTCCAAGATATTATTGTGCGGTTTGAGAGAAGATCTGGGTCACATGTAAAATGGGAAGAATTTCCTGAGAAAGTTGCAGTTCAGATGAATGACACTCACCCCACACTCTGCATCCCAGAGCTCATGAGAATTTTGATGGACTTGAAAGGTTTAAGCTGGAAGGAGGCCTGGAATATCACTCAGAG AACTGTGGCATACACAAATCATACTGTCCTACCAGAAGCGTTGGAGAAATGGAGTTTGGATCTTATGCAGAAACTGCTACCACGACATGTTGAGATCATAGAAATGATTGATGAAGAG CTTATACGCACCATTGTTTCCGAGTATGGTAGAGAAGATCTTGATCTACTGAACAAAAAGCTTAAGGAGATGAGGATTTTGGAAAATGTAGATCTGCCTGATGCTTTTgcagatttaattattaaaaccaAGGAAAGTTCTGCTGCTTCTACTACTAAAGAACCTGAAGACGCTGATGATGAAATCAAGCTGGTTAATGAAAAAGATGAACTTGAAAGCAAAGAGGAGTCAGAAAACAAAGAtgaaacagaaagaaaagatgaacttgaaaacaaaaacactcaaaagaaggaaaaggcaGTGGTGGAACCACCACCAAAGATGGTTCGTATGGCTAATCTCTGTGTTGTAGGTGGTCATGCAGTTAATGGAGTTGCTGAGATACATAGTGAAATAGTGAAGGATGAAGtgtttaatgtattttatCAG CTGTGGCCTAAGAagtttcaaaataaaacaaatggGGTTACACCAAGAAGATGGATTCGTTTCTGCAATCCAGATTTGAGTAAAATTATTACTGACTGGACTGGCTCTGAAGACTGGGTTTTAAATACTGAAAAGCTGGCTGAACTGAGAAAG TTTTCTGATAATGAGGATCTCCAAACCCAGTGGAGGGCAGCAAAAAGAAGCAATAAGATGAAGGTTGTACAactaatcaaagaaaaaacaggGTATTCTGTCAGCACCGATGCAATGTTTGATATCCAG GTGAAGCGTATTCATGAATACAAGCGACAACTGCTGAATATTCTAGGAATTGTATACCGCTACAAGAAGATGAAAGAAATGAGTGCTgcagaaaggaaaaaagagtaTGTTCCAAGAGTTTGTATATTTGGGGGAAAGGCATTTGCTACATATTTACAAGCCAAGAGAATTGTGAAATTTATCACAGATGTTGGGGCCACAGTTAATCATGACCCTGAAATTGGTGATTTACTTAAG GTTGTCTTTGTCCCCAATTACAATGTTAGCGTTGCTGAATTGCTTATTCCTGCAAGTGAGCTCTCACAGCATATCAG TACCGCTGGGATGGAAGCCAGTGGAACCAGCAACATGAAGTTTTCAATGAATGGTTGTGTCCTAATTGGGACCTTAGATGGAGCCAATGTAGAAATACGGAAAGAAGTTGGAGAAGACAATTTTTTCCTGTTTGGGGCTAAAGCTCATGAGATTGCAGGGCTGAGGAAAGAAAGAGCCGAGGGGAAG TTTGTTCCGGACCCACGTTTTGAAGAAGTGAAGGAATTTGTCAGAAGTGGTGTTTTTGGAACTTATGACTATGATGAACTGTTGGGGTCTTTGGAAGGAAATGAAGGTTTTGGCCGTGGTGATTATTTCCTTGTTGGCAAGGACTTCCCCAGCTATTTAGAATGCCAAGAGAAAGTAGATAAAGCATATAGGGATCAGAAG AGATGGACCAAGATGTCAATCATGAATACGGCAGGTTCATACTACTTCAGCAGTGACAGAACGATTCATGAATATGCGAGGGATATTTGGAATATTGAACCTGTCATACTGCCATAG